A window of the Lactuca sativa cultivar Salinas chromosome 7, Lsat_Salinas_v11, whole genome shotgun sequence genome harbors these coding sequences:
- the LOC111877315 gene encoding polyadenylate-binding protein-interacting protein 4 isoform X2 has protein sequence MGWRNEEDERRSPSSSPLVNDALLLTTMCIIGLSVDVHIKDGSIYSGIFHTACVDDRYAIVLKQARMIKKGSCDSNVANEGVIGTLIIQSEDLVQVVAKRVVLPADGFAGHETGDDTGAVACSFPSNGTQLTEGNKTMSTKSNVDQPQANQTKCLSGSDNGFPTHSTNTLEVNKNTDAKVSTKKEEALKDSDDNRKNKSYQSNNQKESIVSSSSTPTETITSKIPNSNQTAKEFKLNPGAKIFSPSFPNKRSATPPVIPTGANLAYVQDGYPAVQVAAPPPEVEIGPYAPRSLPVKFFPYGGNGGGDVQQHHPPPIVGYMTNRGQPVRYSNQYHPVQTTPTYVQPATQNVMVGRFGPVVYVHPVSQDMVPSTTGFSQVNTCSILTPHQLHVPKHQDSVHYSMGVWKDFNFTRFLVC, from the exons ATGGGTTGGAggaatgaagaagatgaaagaAGATCACCATCATCATCGCCACTTGTAAACGATGCGTTGCTTTTAACAACCATGTGTATCATTGGTCTCTCTGTTGATGTTCACATCAAGGATGGGTCCATCTATTCTGGAATCTTTCACACTGCCTGTGTTGACGACCGTTATG CTATTGTGTTGAAGCAAGCAAGGATGATCAAGAAGGGGAGCTGTGATTCAAATGTGGCAAACGAGGGGGTGATAGGAACACTTATAATTCAATCAGAGGATCTTGTCCAAGTGGTTGCTAAG agagTAGTGCTTCCAGCAGATGGTTTTGCTGGACATGAGACAGGGGATGATACAGGGGCAGTTGCATGCTCTTTCCCTTCTAATGGAACTCAACTGACTGAAGGAAATAAAACAATGTCCACAAAGTCAAACGTTGACCAACCTCAAGCTAATCAAACAAA ATGCTTGTCTGGATCTGACAACGGGTTTCCTACTCACTCAACCAATACTCTTGAAGTCAATAAAAACACAGATGCTAAAGTTTCAACAAAG AAAGAAGAAGCTTTGAAGGATTCAGATGATAACAG AAAGAACAAAAGTTATCAAAGTAACAACCAAAAGGAATCAATTGTGAGTTCATCATCAACTCCAACCGAAACCATCACTTCAAAAATCCCAAATTCTAATCAAACTGCTAAG GAATTTAAACTTAATCCAGGAGCAAAAATATTTTCTCCTTCATTTCCAAATAAAAGATCAGCAACTCCTCCGGTGATACCCACCGGAGCAAATCTTGCATACGTTCAGGACGGTTATCCGGCGGTACAAGTGGCGGCACCACCGCCGGAAGTTGAAATCGGCCCGTATGCTCCTCGTTCTTTACCGGTTAAGTTTTTTCCTTATGGTGGAAATGGAGGTGGCGATGTACAACAACATCATCCTCCACCT ATTGTTGGATATATGACAAATAGAGGTCAACCGGTTAGATATAGTAATCAATATCATCCGGTTCAAACTACACCAACCTATGTTCAACCAGCCACTCAAAAT GTAATGGTTGGAAGATTTGGACCGGTTGTCTATGTTCATCCGGTCTCTCAA GACATGGTCCCGAGCACGACGGGTTTCTCTCAAGTGAATACATGCTCTATCTTGACTCCACACCAACTACATGTCCCTAAACACCAAG ATTCCGTTCACTATTCCATGGGGGTATGGAAGGATTTCAATTTCACTCGTTTCCTTGTTTGTTAA
- the LOC111877315 gene encoding polyadenylate-binding protein-interacting protein 4 isoform X1, whose translation MGWRNEEDERRSPSSSPLVNDALLLTTMCIIGLSVDVHIKDGSIYSGIFHTACVDDRYAIVLKQARMIKKGSCDSNVANEGVIGTLIIQSEDLVQVVAKRVVLPADGFAGHETGDDTGAVACSFPSNGTQLTEGNKTMSTKSNVDQPQANQTKCLSGSDNGFPTHSTNTLEVNKNTDAKVSTKKEEALKDSDDNRKNKSYQSNNQKESIVSSSSTPTETITSKIPNSNQTAKEFKLNPGAKIFSPSFPNKRSATPPVIPTGANLAYVQDGYPAVQVAAPPPEVEIGPYAPRSLPVKFFPYGGNGGGDVQQHHPPPIVGYMTNRGQPVRYSNQYHPVQTTPTYVQPATQNVMVGRFGPVVYVHPVSQDMVPSTTGFSQVNTCSILTPHQLHVPKHQGSAAAQALQLCATPPFIAAAAAGGGGQTPFMLPGHHIPISQPPYPIIRPMPLPGSNAFLVSKFS comes from the exons ATGGGTTGGAggaatgaagaagatgaaagaAGATCACCATCATCATCGCCACTTGTAAACGATGCGTTGCTTTTAACAACCATGTGTATCATTGGTCTCTCTGTTGATGTTCACATCAAGGATGGGTCCATCTATTCTGGAATCTTTCACACTGCCTGTGTTGACGACCGTTATG CTATTGTGTTGAAGCAAGCAAGGATGATCAAGAAGGGGAGCTGTGATTCAAATGTGGCAAACGAGGGGGTGATAGGAACACTTATAATTCAATCAGAGGATCTTGTCCAAGTGGTTGCTAAG agagTAGTGCTTCCAGCAGATGGTTTTGCTGGACATGAGACAGGGGATGATACAGGGGCAGTTGCATGCTCTTTCCCTTCTAATGGAACTCAACTGACTGAAGGAAATAAAACAATGTCCACAAAGTCAAACGTTGACCAACCTCAAGCTAATCAAACAAA ATGCTTGTCTGGATCTGACAACGGGTTTCCTACTCACTCAACCAATACTCTTGAAGTCAATAAAAACACAGATGCTAAAGTTTCAACAAAG AAAGAAGAAGCTTTGAAGGATTCAGATGATAACAG AAAGAACAAAAGTTATCAAAGTAACAACCAAAAGGAATCAATTGTGAGTTCATCATCAACTCCAACCGAAACCATCACTTCAAAAATCCCAAATTCTAATCAAACTGCTAAG GAATTTAAACTTAATCCAGGAGCAAAAATATTTTCTCCTTCATTTCCAAATAAAAGATCAGCAACTCCTCCGGTGATACCCACCGGAGCAAATCTTGCATACGTTCAGGACGGTTATCCGGCGGTACAAGTGGCGGCACCACCGCCGGAAGTTGAAATCGGCCCGTATGCTCCTCGTTCTTTACCGGTTAAGTTTTTTCCTTATGGTGGAAATGGAGGTGGCGATGTACAACAACATCATCCTCCACCT ATTGTTGGATATATGACAAATAGAGGTCAACCGGTTAGATATAGTAATCAATATCATCCGGTTCAAACTACACCAACCTATGTTCAACCAGCCACTCAAAAT GTAATGGTTGGAAGATTTGGACCGGTTGTCTATGTTCATCCGGTCTCTCAA GACATGGTCCCGAGCACGACGGGTTTCTCTCAAGTGAATACATGCTCTATCTTGACTCCACACCAACTACATGTCCCTAAACACCAAG GAAGTGCAGCAGCCCAAGCATTGCAGCTCTGTGCAACACCACCATTTATAGCCGCCGCCGCTGCCGGTGGTGGTGGTCAAACTCCGTTTATGTTACCGGGCCACCACATTCCCATTTCACAACCGCCTTACCCAATCATCCGCCCAATGCCACTCCCTGGATCCAATGCTTTTTTAGTATCAAAGTTTTCTTGA
- the LOC111877317 gene encoding protein METABOLIC NETWORK MODULATOR 1 → MMNPVNQEVRPEASLMIPEKRKRGRPRKDPSERRAAKARSQAARMQPGFAQHHTTTPRLDPIHDPTQVMIGQTVTGVVEATFEAGYLLAVRIGNSNITLRGAVFKPGHTAPITPDNDVAPHVEMIKRTQVPFPEMQPPIRRRKRRSKEKNMQLVTYVPNGSPDQTLPNSPSKNYVFTPGRGNVTPVVLQPNGPLPNQPPPHLRATQGKPVHSVLPLAVYPPNGSTSQASESQTSSHFTGSGNENVSVKQGVTDGQQVEGSSKSTVRQPDRVVKMETDIGDMNEPLFVEPLQTRHSVHHFQPAPVMGPGPGPGPGPVMHTGTTGRMTELLQAVQQNMGDDQAPRNGHPSASFMVNRNSNRDEETN, encoded by the exons ATGATGAACCCAGTCAACCAAGAAGTAAGACCCGAAGCATCACTAATGATTCCGGAAAAACGAAAACGTGGGCGCCCACGAAAGGATCCGAGTGAAAGACGGGCAGCAAAAGCCCGTTCACAAGCTGCCCGAATGCAACCTGGTTTTGCCCAACATCACACCACCACCCCTCGACTCGATCCAATCCATGATCCAACCCAAGTCATGATTGGTCAAACCGTAACCGGTGTAGTTGAAGCCACTTTTGAAGCCGGTTACCTTCTTGCTGTCAGAATCGGTAACTCAAATATAACCCTAAGAGGTGCAGTCTTCAAGCCAGGTCACACCGCTCCCATAACACCCGATAATGACGTGGCGCCACATGTCGAAATGATCAAAAGAACCCAAGTTCCTTTTCCAGAAATGCAACCTCCAATTCGCAGGAGAAAAAGACGATCAAAAGAAAAGAACATGCAGCTCGTTACTTATGTTCCCAATGGTTCCCCTGATCAAACACTCCCAAACTCACCTTCTAAAAATTACGTTTTTACCCCTGGTAGAGGAAATGTGACCCCGGTTGTTCTTCAACCAAACGGGCCATTACCGAATCAACCGCCACCTCATTTGCGGGCCACACAAGGGAAACCGGTTCACTCGGTTTTGCCATTGGCGGTATACCCGCCGAACGGGTCAACGAGTCAAGCTTCTGAGTCGCAGACAAGCTCCCATTTTACAGGGTCTGGAAATGAAAATGTTTCGGTCAAACAAGGTGTGACAGATGGTCAACAAGTGGAAGGAAGTAGTAAGTCAACTGTTCGTCAACCAGATCGGGTTGTGAAAATGGAAACGGATATTGGTGACATGAATGAGCCTCTTTTTGTTGAACCGTTGCAGACACGACACTCGGTTCACCATTTTCAACCCGCACCCGTGATGGGACCCGGACCCGGACCCGGACCCGGACCTGTTATGCATACGGGGACCACTGGGAGAATGACCGAACTTTTACAG GCTGTTCAGCAGAATATGGGAGATGACCAGGCTCCTCGAAACGGACATCCAAGTGCAAGTTTTATGGTTAACAGAAACAGTAACAGAGATGAAGAAACTAACTGA